The stretch of DNA GCCCATTGCATTCCCGTGGAGTAAAGGCCGGTTTTCGCGCCAATACTGGCGAAGAAGGCGACCATGCCCTCCAGGTCCGCCCTGTTAGCCCCGGTGTCCGTTGACCAGCTGTTGCCGGTCTCGACGTCGAGCCACCACAGATAGGAAGAAGGGCCGGTGATGCCGCGGATGTTCGCGTCATCGTACGCTTTCGCGTACCCGTACATGTAGGAGCAGGCCTCATCGTAGGCTCCGGCCGTGCACTCGCCGTACGGGTTGGCCACGGCCGTGCCCGCATAGGTGTTGCTCGTGGGCCACCACGAGCCCGCCTTGCCCGGGTTGCCCGTATTGACATAGAGAGCAACCAGGGGCTGGCCCGTTCCACCCTTGGACGTGCCGGCCCAGGTCAGCTGGGTCTTCAGGCACGGGTTGGTGTTGTTTGCCAACCCGTTGTTGACGCCTACAATGCCGAACGTCTGGCCTTTCGGCAACGGCTTCCCGCACTGGGGCCAGGAGACGTCATTGCCCGGACCGGCAGACGTTGCGGCCTCGGCCGGAGCAGCGAAGACCAGCATGACGGCGGCAGCTGCCGCCCAGCACAGCCGGAAACGCGCGAAAAGATTCGCTGGCTTGGTAGACATGGACGGTCCTCCGGTCGGTGCGGCGTGAGGCGGACTATGCACGGATACAGCATGCCCGCCACCGCTTCCCGGGTCAACGGCGGGCCGGAAGCCTGAGGCCGCCCTTGGCATGCCGGTGGCGAGCATCGGACGGACCTCATGCTCTCCTCGTCAATGAACCTCGGAGGGGTTCAGTTTTACCCGCCTCAGCAGCTGGGCGTTCAGGGCAACCACGATGGTGGAGAGGGACATCAGGACCGCACCGGCGGCGGGAGAGAGCACGACGCCGGCGAAGGCGAGCACCCCGGCGGCCAGCGGCACGGCGATGATGTTGTACCCGGTGGCCCAGACGAGGTTCTGCCACATCTTCCGGTAGCTGGCCCGGGACAGGTCCACCATGGAGAGCACGGCCCGGGGGTCGTTGCCGGCGAGCACCACTCCGGCGGATTCCATGGCGACGTCGGTGCCGGCGCCGATGGCGATGCCCACCTCGGCCCGGGCCAGGGCCGGGGAGTCGTTGACGCCGTCTCCGACCATGGCGACCTTCAGGCTGCGGGATTGGAGTTCGGCGACTTTCTTGTCCTTATCCGCGGGCAGGACCTCGGCGAACACCTCGTCGATGTTCAACTCTTCGGCCACGGCCTGTGCGACCTGGCGGGCGTCGCCGGTGATCATGGCTACCTTCACGCCGCGGTTCTGCAGGGCGGTGACGGCTTGCCGGGACTCCTCGCGGATGGCGTCCTCGAGGATGGCCGCGCCCAGGATCCGGGTCCCTTCCACCACGTGCAGGACGGCTGCGCCGCGGTCCATCCATGTCCGGGTCGCGGCTGCCAGTTCTGCCGGCTCTGTGAGTCCGAGTTCGCGCAATAGTGCCGGACCCCCGACCCGGAGGGTGCGGCCGCCAACGCTAGCCTGCACGCCGCGTCCGGTCATGGACGTGAAGTCGGTGGCGCGTGGAATGTCCAGGTTCCGGCGGCGTGCTGCCCGGACGATTGCGCGGGCCACCGGGTGTTCACTGTCGGATTCGACCGCGGCGGCCAGGGCCAGCATCTCCTGCCCGTCCACGCCTCCGACCGTGGCGAAGTCCTTGAGTTCGGGTTCGCCCTTGGTCAGGGTTCCGGTCTTGTCGAACAGCACGACGTCGACGGTGCGCATGCGCTCCAGGACCATCCGGTTTTTGATCAGGACACCGGCCCGGGCGGCCTGTTCGGTGGAGATTGCGATCACCAATGGAATGGCCAGGCCCAGGGCGTGGGGGCAGGCGATCACCAGGACGGTGACGGTGCGCGTGACAGCTTCGGGGATGTTGCCCAGCAGCGTCCAGGCGATGAAGGTGATGACGCCGGCCGCGGTGGCGAAGTAGAACAGGAACGCCGCGGCGCGGTCGGCAAGGGCCTGCGCCCGCGACGATGAGGCCTGCGCTTCGGCGACCAGGCGCTGGATCCCGGCCAGGGCGGTGTCATCCCCGACGGCGTCCACCCTGACCCGGACCGTGTTGTCGGTGGCGACCGTTCCGGCCACGACAGTATCCCCCGGGGAGCGGAGCACGGTCTTGGATTCGCCGGTGATCATCGATTCGTCGAACTCGGCCTGCCCGTCGGTCACCGTTCCGTCTGCCGGCATCCGGGCGCCGGAGCGGACCAGAACCAGGTCCCCGGCCTGCAGCTCCGTGACACGGACGGTTTCGGTGCCGGCGTCGGTGATGCGTTCGGCCTCGTCCGGCAGCAGGGCTGCCAACGCGTCCAGGGCGCCCCGGGCAGAGCCGAGGGCCCGCATCTCAATCCAGTGGCCCAGCAGCATGATGGCCACCAACAGGGCAAGTTCCCACCAGAAGTCCAGGTCGAAACCGCCGATGCCCAGGGTGGTGGCCCAGGAAGCGGTAAAGGCAACGGTGATGGCCATGCCGATCAGCAGCATCATCCCCGGTTGCCGGGTTTTCAGCTCATTCCGGCCGCCCTTCAGGAACGGCGCGCCGCCGTAGAGGAAGATGACGGTACCCAGGACCGGTGGGATCCATACCGAACCGGGAAACTCCGGCGGCATGTAGCCGAGCAGGTGCCCGAACATCGGGCTGAAAAAAACCACCGGCACCGACAGCACGAGCGTGAGCCAGAACCTGTCTTTGAACATGGCCGTGCTGTGCCCGGCGTGCTGGCCATGGGTGTGCACGACATGGTCATCGTCTGGACCATGTCCCTCATGGCCGTAGCGGGCCGGTGCCGTGACGGTCCCTGCGGCAGGGGCTTCGTGGGCCGTGCCTCGCGCGGGGCCCGCCGCGGAATGATGGCGGTGCTGGTTATGGTCGTCCATGACCCCTCCTTACGGTGGCCCGAGATTCGCCGGCGACGGCCGGTGAGCAGCAGCCGCAGCCTGAAGCCGAGACGACCAGAGGGAGTTCTTGACGGGATTCTGCTCCGCACATGTCAGTTCCAATCTCTTGAACAAGTGATGGGTGCTGGGGTTGAACGGCTGTGACGGCGAGGCGAAGCACCTGCCTGGACATACCACTTCACTGACAACACCTGCAATATACCCCCCGGGGGTATCGTATGCAAGAGCGTTGAGTGGGCTTGCCATCGCCGTGGCAAGCGACACGTTCGGGGTGGAGTGCGCACAGGCACTGGCCGGCAGCGTGGGACCCTTGATGGAAGTACCCGTTCTTGTTGCACTGGTCTATGTGGCCCTGTGGGCCCGCAAGCGCCGCTTCAGCCCAGCCGCCGTTTCCCGCTAATCCGTCCACCCGATCCGCCACCCGGGAGATAAACCTCATGAGCACCGAAGCCGTCCGAAAGCCGTCCGTCCTCTTCCACATGTCCGCCGAAATCCCCAAGGTTCCCACCACGCAGGCCGTGAAGGACTCCGACGTCGTGATCACCATGGGCTGCGGCCTGATAGCGTCCCTCATCCCCGCCGCCAAGTAGCCGGAACAGGAGCCCCACCATGAGCACCGCATCCTCGAAAACCGCAACGCCAACGTCTGCTGCCGCGAGCACCCAGCAG from Arthrobacter sp. B3I9 encodes:
- a CDS encoding heavy metal translocating P-type ATPase produces the protein MDDHNQHRHHSAAGPARGTAHEAPAAGTVTAPARYGHEGHGPDDDHVVHTHGQHAGHSTAMFKDRFWLTLVLSVPVVFFSPMFGHLLGYMPPEFPGSVWIPPVLGTVIFLYGGAPFLKGGRNELKTRQPGMMLLIGMAITVAFTASWATTLGIGGFDLDFWWELALLVAIMLLGHWIEMRALGSARGALDALAALLPDEAERITDAGTETVRVTELQAGDLVLVRSGARMPADGTVTDGQAEFDESMITGESKTVLRSPGDTVVAGTVATDNTVRVRVDAVGDDTALAGIQRLVAEAQASSSRAQALADRAAAFLFYFATAAGVITFIAWTLLGNIPEAVTRTVTVLVIACPHALGLAIPLVIAISTEQAARAGVLIKNRMVLERMRTVDVVLFDKTGTLTKGEPELKDFATVGGVDGQEMLALAAAVESDSEHPVARAIVRAARRRNLDIPRATDFTSMTGRGVQASVGGRTLRVGGPALLRELGLTEPAELAAATRTWMDRGAAVLHVVEGTRILGAAILEDAIREESRQAVTALQNRGVKVAMITGDARQVAQAVAEELNIDEVFAEVLPADKDKKVAELQSRSLKVAMVGDGVNDSPALARAEVGIAIGAGTDVAMESAGVVLAGNDPRAVLSMVDLSRASYRKMWQNLVWATGYNIIAVPLAAGVLAFAGVVLSPAAGAVLMSLSTIVVALNAQLLRRVKLNPSEVH